DNA sequence from the Malus sylvestris chromosome 10, drMalSylv7.2, whole genome shotgun sequence genome:
tttcatgttcGACGTAAGACTAGGTAAACACTCAACAAAGGCAATGTAATGGGTATCTTGAGCTCAGTGTGAGCACCCCAGTGGCTATTTTATGAGATGCCTTGGGCCTTTTAGTAATGGGCAGGTTTTTAGGTCCTAGTCCTAGTCATGGAGGACAACTCTCCCAACCATTTCCATAACAAGTCCTCAATGAAGAGTAGTGATTTTCGCACTCTCGTTTTCTCTTCTCGTTTTTATCTTTTGAATACCCTTCTAGAGTCTAGAAATAAAGGGAGTAcagagagaaaaatgggaagTGCGAAAATCACCTCGTATCGAACCTCTAGAAAGTCCAAAATGAAAATGTGGGGCTTTTTTGGTGGCAAGATTTAGCTCCAAGACAATTTTCACGCCCGTTTATCAAGTAATATAACGTGCAAGGTAGTACTGAGTATAATATGACCCAATGTATGACCAAACCTCCCTATCTCATCCAAACCAGAGTCCAGACATTCATGTTTCCAAGCAAAacacacaaaagcaaaagcctaaaataacaaataattGTGAGTCCCCACTTCTAAAATtagcaataataataatataattgtaAACAATACCTCTTGTGAAGCTTGCCTCAAACCAATGCGCATTGCGTTTCAGCAACCAAAAAAGGCTCCCAAATTTCTTTGTACTTGATCCCCCCTTTGTGGAGATACTCTCGTTACCAAATCACCATGTGGTCAGCGTTTATTGGACGGGGTGATTCACTTTCTATTGGACATGCTTTCGTTGTTGTAAGCCTTCGTATCTGAATGCATGTGATCTTGGTTAAAAGAGAATTTTCTCCCCCTTATGACTACTCTAAAGAGCATGGTCTATAACGAGTCATCAGAGATTCATGGACAGTTAGCGAAAAACAAATGCAAGAACCAAAACTCTCCCTTCCGATTTCTGCTAGCTGCTTTATCTAAAATTCAGTTCCAGTTTTAGGTTTCTCTTCCTTGCAAGGCATGGCTAACTACTCTTTCCCTCCCTTTACCTCCACTCAAGTTTCATTTCTATTCCTATTTATATAACATTGTTCCTCACAAAGCAAAATGCTATAACTGAGAGGAGAGACGAAAAACATTAAGGGAAAAGAAACTTATCAAACGTTTCTGGTCGATGGAGATCAAGATAAAAGCTGAGGCATCCCGACACCTGCATGATGAGGATCAGAAACTTCCCCTCTTGCAAGATGCACCAAAATCAGTGACAGAAGAGCAAAGAACGCTGGTACAGAAAGCAATTCGCCAGACATTTCAGAGCACGGCTCATTTGGCCAATCTTTTGCCTAAGGGAACAGTTCTTGCATTTCAGCTTCTGGCACCCATATTTACAAACCAGGGCAACTGTGACTCAGTCAGCCGGTTCATGACTGCTGGCCTTGTGGCCCTCTGCGGGGCTTCATGTTTTCTACTGAGTTTCACTGACAGCTTAAGGGACAATAAAGGAAATGTCTGTTATGGGTTTGCTACATTCAAAGGCTTATGGATCATTGATGGGTCAGCCAACATATCAACTGAAGTCGCTGCAAATTTCCATCTGCAGTTTATAGATTTCCTCCATGCATTCATGTCAATACTTGTATTCACAGCTGTTGCACTTTTTGATCAGAATGTAGTGAATTGCTTCTATCCAATGCCGTCAGATGAGGCTCAGGAGGTACTCACAGCATTGCCAGTTGGCATTGGCGTCATTTGCAGTATGTTGTTTGTTGTGTTTCCAACCAAGCGCCACGGAATGGGCTTCCCCCTCTCTGCAAATTAGCAACTCCTCTTTTGCTTGATCAGTTCATATTTGCCTGCATGCTACTTAAAACTGTAAAACCCCGCACATACAACCTTAATTATTCTTTCTTCCATCCCGGCTTCCTCCAAGTTCTGTAAATGCCGGTCATATGCCGATTCTCTTTGTTTGTAAATTCCAGTTCAAAAGTCCATGGCACATTGAAAGAGAACTTTTAAACATCTCAACTCTTAATCAAATAATTACGAATATCGTTTGAGGTACCGAGTAAGAAACGCTTGAGATAATGATTTCTCTTATCTTATGCGCCAAAGATTGTAGTACATCTTCCTGTATTGCATGAGTCAGGTGTATAAATAACTGGAACACTGTCTATAAATTAAATCCATAAATTCCACAAACTCGAAAAAGACAACAGTGATATGAATCTATTAAATCCATAACGAACAAGGGTGGCACCTTATTGGCCAAAAGACAAAAACGAAGGATGTAATGCGGATGGCATGAGCCTATGTGTTATAATGGCAGACAATGAAAAGAGTAGTTCACTTCAAGATTGTCGGTCAACAACAACATCATCCCCATAAAGTGCTTTACAAATCATGTGTCAGGCAACTTGTCATTTTTTGAGCCGGAAATGTATAGTTTCTTAAAAAGAAAAGCAATTCGCAGGACAAGTTTTCATAATAAGAATGAAGAAAATGAAACGTGTGCAAGAGCACTTACTAGCTCACAACTTTCAGATTAGTGTCTCAGGCTCAACCACTTCAGTCATCAGCTCAGCCTGCAACAACTCAGCAGGTTCACGCACCTTCTTGCGATTCCAAAAACCATCCACCATGGCACTCCATATTCCCTCATCGGGGACACATCCATCAAGCACCATCTCTTCAACAATTCGATAAGCTTTGTGCAGGTCTCCTTTCTGAGATATACATTTCACTAAAATATAAAAAGTCTTCATATCAATTGAGATACCCCTCGTACGCATGCTAAGATACAGTTGAAAAGCTCGGTTTTGATCACCGCTACTACACAAGCCCTGGACCACTGCATTATGAATCCTAACAAGAAGGCCCCAGGTTAGTCTGTTTGGGGTGACTCCGCCAAGGACCATCTCATCAAGAAAGTTTGCAGCTTCCTTGAACTTGAATACATTGCAAAATCCACTTATTACTTTCCCATAAAGCCCTGCATCTGGTTTCAAGCCTTGGAGTTTCATCCTGTCAAGAATCTCTGTAGCTTCTTGAAGCTTTCCTTCTTCACAGAGTCCATGAAGCAAAGTACTATATGTGATTATGTTCGGCTTATGGTGCTTGCTAACCATTAAGTCTAATAGTGCCATTGCTTGTCCAGAACGCCCACCCTTGCAAAACCCATCCATCAAAGAGCTATAAGTAAACACGTTTGGAGTAATACCTTTGCTTGACATGTCTTCAAACAATCCCATAGCTTCATCCAAGTTCTTAGATTGACACAAACCATGTATCAAGGAAGTATAAGTAACAACAGAGGGCAAACAACCTTTTGTTCCCATCTCCTTGAATAGCTCCTTTGCTTCCCCAATCTTTCCCATCCTACACAATCCATTGATCAAAGTACCATACGTATACGAATCTGGGGTGCACCCCTTATTGGGCATCTCGCGGAATATTCGAAGAGCTGAATCCATAGAATTACTGTTCTTACAAAGGGCTTTGATCAAAATATTAAGCGAAATAACACTAGCTGGAATGCCAGTTTCTCTCATATACTTATAGAACTTGAAAGCAATCTTTAACTGGTTTTCTTCAACAAGAATGCCAAGTATGGTAATGTAAGATTTTTGGGTTGGTTTACACTGAAAGTCCTCCATCTTGTGGAAGACCCTCACGGCATCCAGCGGCCTGTGAACGCGGCCGTACCCTCTGCAAACAGAgaggaatatatcttcagtaACACTACACTTCTCCTCCTTCATCCTATCGAGTAACGCCTCCGCGGACCTGAACTGGTTCGCGGAGACTAACCGAGAGACCATGAGACCAAATGTGGTGTGATCATGCCGGAAACCATTGGTGTATTCGGCTGTTGCCGAATCGAAAACGAGAACAGCTTTCTGCAAGTCCTTTTCAGCTTTTATCAGCTGCCCAACTTGGGAAGTCGTGATTTGTTTTGACCATTTGAACAAAGTTTTACTTCCCATTATTCCCACCAACTCTCTCTCAGTAATGGCAATAATTCCCACTCCAAATTAAGCTTCAATTTGCACAAGAAACGGTTCCACGCAAATCTCTGGATCAAAACAAAACTACCCACGAACAATATGAATCAATTAGCACCAAAATTCAAGCTATTACATTTGGTCTAAACTCTCTgaggcatttcatcaaacagaTTCGGGTCGCCATACATCACACAAGAATTTCGCGGGAAAAAGTATGAATTTAACTCAAATACAAGGAGTAGCTACCTCTTCGGCTGATTGCTTGTAGAGAAATTGTTTTTCTCCTTCTGATTCGGTGTATTTTTGCCGTCCCCGTTGCGGTCTATGAGTGGTGATACTTAGCGGAGGGGCTTTTGACGGCGGCGGCGCGAAGACTGGATGCCAATTTACGAATTTGGAGCGAGACATGAAATATTTGAATCAGGCCCAATTGTTTAAAGGTCATGTCGGATATGGATCGGGTCGATCTACAATTCTGTTGGGTCATGTCTGTTATAGGCCCAACAAATGGTGAGGTGACTTTTGTCACCGTCGTATTATGGGGTTTTCAAACGAGTAAATAGTAGCAATGATCTTTCAACTTTAAcacaattgtagcaatgatcattaCAACTAAAAATATGTGATCATTAgtctcttaactcatcaaaatatgcagctatagtcattttcgtcaatttcATTAGAATttccgtcaaaatgagtcacatgtTATACACGTAAGGTTGAACCAATGGGCAAATATAAAATCCAAATGtgaaaaattatagaaaaagtcattcaactttaattcaattggatAAGTAGTTCCTTGACCTTAACCGAATTGTAGAAATGTtctttccaacataacttattttgacggAATTCTTAcgaaattgacaaaaggaacaATAAcaacacgttttgatgagttaagggacaaATGGTAagagatttttagttgatggaccattgctacaattttctcttttCAAATCAAACGCTTTGATAAAACTTCACTGttactcaattttcttcaactttgatcTCATATATTAAAATGATTGACTATTATCGAGCGTAAATTGTCGCTTTGAACTTACATTAGAGTTACAACGTCGGCTTTGTCAACCTGCATGCTTAGAGCCCAAAAATCGAAGCTATAAAGAATCAATGTGTACCTTACAGTGAATAAATTGTGAGCCTTTTGGTCGATCAGATATTTTTTTGGTAGGTGGACTAGTTGTTGCACAAAAATCATCAAAAGCTTTTATAAGCTTTTTGTTCCGACAATTTGGTGCCCGTGACAAACAGGTGAGAGGAGCAAAAGGATTCACAGCTCACAGAGGAAAGGGAATTACGTAAACGCAAACGATAAGGCGATCGAAGACACACCCATCCCCGTCGCTCCTACGCCTTACGCTGGGGATAAGCAGGGCCCCCTCGCCTCTCTCGGTTCACATCCCCATATGTCACTCTCGTTCTCTATCCACCCCCACCATAGTGCCCCATATTCCTCCTCCCATCCTATCACCATTCAACAActcatacctcttcaaaattaTTTAAGACCGCttgtaaaataactaaaagcgTAAATAACAATCAAATCAATTTTGATTGTGATTCTTAAAAGAAGTTAAAAACGGTTTTTGATTATACAAGTACTTTCTTAAAAAACAATGATTATGCCTCTTTAGAAAACGCTTCTAGCATATTAAAATTTTGTGGAAAAGCGCATCTCATTTGAATATATTTTTGATATAtttttaggattacaattctAATGTACATGTAAATGCAAATGAGTACTTGAATTGGAAATGCAGTTGGTCGTAAAAGATGTTATATGCACATTTGGATTGAATGTGTTTGTTACAAAAACACCTTTAACATAGTGCAGTCACCTAATTAAGCTCTTATAAGCATAGGTGCTACATGGAATGTGATCCATTTTGAATCTCTGTGTCCGAAATTTGCGAATCGAGAAATTTAATAtgttgaagagagagaaagagattcgaattgttaatttttttgagtttttgtgaaGTGGGCTAATGAAATAAACTAATTAAGACCCATAAGATCGGAATTTGGTGGTCCAAATCTCTCTGGACGCAGTGCTACCTAATGTAATTTCAAACCAACCCTCACTTAATCACACCGGCGGGTGTACTTGACTAACATGCTCCGCCTCGTACAAGATCCTAACCAAGCGAAGAGAAACCAAAAGTTCTGCTTCCAAAACGATTCGTTTCGTTCTCTATCCGTGCTCTCCTCAGAACAACTAATAAGAGCTCTCTGTATCTTCCCAATTCACATTCCCCACTCCCTCTCAGCCAATCAGTTATCCTCCTGCTTTCCCTACCAATCATGGAGTCGCGAGTGTTGTCACGCGCCGCCGCATTCGCACCGCTACCCTACCAGCGCAAGCCATCCCACAGAGAAAACGGCGTCGTCTCGTTCGTCTCGGCCCGGCCGATAGGGGCCGTGAGCGAGGGCGGGAACCTCATATGGGGGAGGCAGCTCCGTCCGGCGCTGCTGCTCGAGGCGTCCCCGATAAAGAGGGAGATTCTCAAACCGTGCCTCGCCGCGGCCTCGTCGCCGGCTCAAGGAGATTCCGCTGGGTGAGGTCCGTCTCCTCCGTTCTGACTCGTCTGACTCGCCCGCGTCAGCCTCCGTACTAATGAGTTTTTTTGGTGTGTGTTTTTTGCCGGTTCCTTCTGACTCGGTGGTGTTACAGGGACGCGAAGGTGGCGCCGATCGGGTTCTTCGACAAGTACCCGTTTATCCTCAccggcttcttcttcttcatgtggTACGGACTCGCGCGCTTCACCTACAATTTAACGGCTTATTAGAAATTATTGAAAcagtttatatttaatttgaattagaaaaaatttaaaataagtccaattttatatgtttattttttaaataagtcTAATTTTTAGTTATTTGAGAGCCATATGAAAATACCTTTGattttatttgtatatatattttgagTAATCATTGTGTAGGGAATTACGGATTTGTCCTTGGTTTGCAGGTATTTTTTGAACGTAATTTTCAACATCATGAACAAGAAGATCTACAATTACTTTCCGTATCCATAGTAAGTGTACCATTTTCGATTTTTTAAGACAACTAGATTTTACCGTGCTATATTAATTTATATACTGCTGTGCGAGAAAGCTTAAGTGATTTAGAGCAAGTCAACTCCTCTTTTGAAGGCTGGTCTAAAGTCTAAAAAAATAGGTTGGCACCCTAAAAATCCACTTTATCCTGCAAAATAGACCGGCCCAATGTTCATCCCAGTCTCTAGGCCGGCTCAAAATTGGCTGAGTGAGGAACCGGCCTATCTAACGTCATGTTGACGTCAGCcacgatttttttttattttttttgcggCTGGCGCGTGGGATACACGCATGCATGGGCGCGCGTTCcagacttaaaaaaaaaaaaatgtaatgtcAAAATCTCACCGTGAGCCATATGTCCACTTTCGGGCTGTTGGATTTCAACATTTTTGAAATCAaaggtccagattaattaacttaataaaaataattaaaaaatgttttaaaatatagaaaaaaaattaacgatttttttatataaatacctaaccatctTCTACAGGAATTATAC
Encoded proteins:
- the LOC126587818 gene encoding protein DMP4-like; this encodes MEIKIKAEASRHLHDEDQKLPLLQDAPKSVTEEQRTLVQKAIRQTFQSTAHLANLLPKGTVLAFQLLAPIFTNQGNCDSVSRFMTAGLVALCGASCFLLSFTDSLRDNKGNVCYGFATFKGLWIIDGSANISTEVAANFHLQFIDFLHAFMSILVFTAVALFDQNVVNCFYPMPSDEAQEVLTALPVGIGVICSMLFVVFPTKRHGMGFPLSAN
- the LOC126587817 gene encoding pentatricopeptide repeat-containing protein At5g46100; this translates as MGSKTLFKWSKQITTSQVGQLIKAEKDLQKAVLVFDSATAEYTNGFRHDHTTFGLMVSRLVSANQFRSAEALLDRMKEEKCSVTEDIFLSVCRGYGRVHRPLDAVRVFHKMEDFQCKPTQKSYITILGILVEENQLKIAFKFYKYMRETGIPASVISLNILIKALCKNSNSMDSALRIFREMPNKGCTPDSYTYGTLINGLCRMGKIGEAKELFKEMGTKGCLPSVVTYTSLIHGLCQSKNLDEAMGLFEDMSSKGITPNVFTYSSLMDGFCKGGRSGQAMALLDLMVSKHHKPNIITYSTLLHGLCEEGKLQEATEILDRMKLQGLKPDAGLYGKVISGFCNVFKFKEAANFLDEMVLGGVTPNRLTWGLLVRIHNAVVQGLCSSGDQNRAFQLYLSMRTRGISIDMKTFYILVKCISQKGDLHKAYRIVEEMVLDGCVPDEGIWSAMVDGFWNRKKVREPAELLQAELMTEVVEPETLI